Proteins encoded by one window of Salvia splendens isolate huo1 chromosome 14, SspV2, whole genome shotgun sequence:
- the LOC121763648 gene encoding cocosin 1-like — MEMNLKPQKADTTIFEGEGGGYYAWTAAKTPVVVEAAIGAGRLVLQPQGFALPHYADANKIGYVIQGSCTVGLILPEKPEEKVLIIEKGDAILCPIGSVTWWFNGGDSDVNIIFLGETSQSYTPGLFDYFFLTGALGVLRGFSTEFIAKAYHLNHEQSKHLVESQANALVVKIDAGVVNGFPHKCNCTKEEYVVNLDTDTESETDHTERVGLTPKLVRLEVEAVLDPYYSTTHQIMYVTKGGGRIQIVGLNGTRVLDEVVEEGHLIVVPKFFLVALMASDKGLECLCVSTSPRPLTMKIGGNTSAYKALSSSVLEVALNVSPEFIKNIKS, encoded by the exons ATGGAGATGAATTTAAAGCCTCAAAAGGCTGACACCACCATATTTGAAGGAGAAGGTGGCGGTTACTACGCGTGGACAGCGGCCAAAACTCCGGTGGTTGTGGAGGCAGCGATAGGCGCCGGTAGACTTGTTTTGCAGCCACAAGGCTTTGCTTTGCCTCACTATGCCGACGCTAACAAAATCGGCTATGTCATCCAAg GGAGTTGCACCGTAGGCCTGATATTGCCAGAGAAGCCCGAAGAAAAAGTGTTAATCATCGAGAAAGGAGACGCCATTCTATGTCCAATCGGGAGCGTTACGTGGTGGTTCAACGGCGGCGATTCAGACGTCAACATAATATTCCTAGGTGAAACCAGCCAATCATACACCCCCGGCCTGTTCGACTACTTCTTCTTGACAGGCGCCTTGGGAGTTCTCCGTGGCTTCTCCACTGAGTTCATCGCCAAAGCGTATCATCTCAACCACGAACAATCCAAGCACTTGGTCGAATCCCAAGCTAATGCATTGGTCGTCAAGATTGACGCGGGCGTTGTTAATGGATTTCCCCACAAATGTAATTGCACGAAAGAAGAATATGTCGTTAATCTTGATACTGATACTGAGTCAGAAACTGATCATACTGAAAGGGTTGGGCTTACTCCAAAATTGGTGAGGCTCGAAGTTGAGGCGGTGCTGGACCCTTATTACAGCACCACACATCAGATCATGTATGTTACGAAAGGCGGGGGCCGGATTCAAATCGTGGGATTGAATGGTACGAGAGTGTTGGATGAGGTTGTGGAGGAGGGCCATCTCATTGTTGTGCCCAAATTCTTTCTTGTTGCTCTCATGGCTAGTGACAAAGGCTTGGAATGTTTATGTGTTTCCACATCTCCCAG GCCTTTAACGATGAAGATAGGTGGCAACACATCAGCATATAAAGCTTTGTCTTCATCAGTTTTGGAGGTTGCATTGAACGTGTCTCCTGAGTTCATCAAGAATATCAAGtcttaa